A stretch of the Arthrobacter stackebrandtii genome encodes the following:
- a CDS encoding YggS family pyridoxal phosphate-dependent enzyme yields MTAQPQYRTASTVEDFRVHLAEVHGRIAAAASRAGRDPGTVTLLPVSKTVDSDRLRLAVAAGCTDLGENKVQEALRKSGELADLPELHWHVIGHLQSNKAKFVARFAHGFQALDRLSLAKTLNNRLEAEGRTLDVMVQVNTSGEDSKFGLPPAEVAAFMQELPAFDRLRVVGLMTLAVNSPDEQRVRACFKTLHALRGQLQQEAPSGVELGELSMGMSGDFELAVEEGATVVRVGQAIFGARALPDSYYWPTGG; encoded by the coding sequence ATGACAGCCCAGCCCCAGTACCGGACAGCCTCCACCGTGGAGGACTTTCGGGTGCACCTCGCGGAGGTGCACGGCAGGATAGCCGCAGCCGCCTCACGGGCCGGGCGCGACCCCGGAACCGTCACGCTGCTGCCTGTCAGCAAGACGGTGGATTCCGACCGGCTGCGGCTGGCCGTCGCCGCCGGCTGCACCGACCTGGGCGAGAACAAGGTGCAGGAGGCCCTGCGAAAAAGCGGGGAGCTGGCAGACCTTCCGGAGCTGCACTGGCATGTGATCGGCCACCTGCAGAGCAACAAGGCCAAGTTTGTGGCGCGCTTCGCCCACGGGTTCCAGGCCCTGGACCGGCTGTCCCTGGCGAAGACCCTCAACAACCGGCTCGAGGCGGAAGGCCGCACCCTCGATGTCATGGTGCAAGTGAACACATCCGGCGAGGACAGCAAGTTCGGCCTGCCGCCGGCGGAGGTGGCGGCCTTCATGCAGGAACTGCCCGCCTTCGATCGGCTGCGCGTCGTGGGGCTCATGACCCTGGCCGTCAACAGCCCTGATGAACAGCGGGTGCGCGCTTGTTTCAAGACCCTCCACGCACTCAGGGGGCAATTGCAGCAGGAGGCGCCGTCCGGCGTCGAACTCGGGGAATTGTCCATGGGCATGTCCGGCGACTTTGAGCTGGCCGTGGAGGAGGGTGCCACGGTGGTGCGCGTGGGGCAGGCCATTTTTGGGGCGCGGGCACTGCCGGACAGCTACTACTGGCCCACAGGCGGCTGA
- a CDS encoding L-threonylcarbamoyladenylate synthase, which produces MAKFFDVHPHDPQPRSVGQIVDILKSGGLIAYPTDSCYALGAQLGNREALDRIRQIRRLDSKHHFTLVCKDFAQLGQFVMVDNDIFRAIKAVTPGPYTFILPATKEVPKRLAHPKKKTVGVRIPDSRLIHDILEELGEPMLSSTLLLPDEEEPLTQGWEIKETLDHVVDAVIESGDVGSEPTTVVDYSSGYAEVVRRGMGDPSRFE; this is translated from the coding sequence ATGGCTAAATTCTTCGACGTCCATCCACACGATCCGCAGCCACGTTCAGTGGGCCAGATCGTGGACATCCTCAAGTCCGGCGGGCTGATCGCCTACCCCACGGACTCCTGCTACGCGCTTGGTGCGCAGCTGGGAAACCGGGAGGCGCTGGACCGGATCCGCCAGATCCGCCGGCTGGACAGCAAGCACCACTTCACGCTGGTGTGCAAGGACTTTGCACAGCTGGGGCAGTTCGTCATGGTGGACAATGACATCTTCCGGGCCATCAAGGCCGTCACGCCCGGGCCGTACACCTTCATCCTTCCCGCCACCAAGGAGGTGCCCAAGCGGCTGGCACACCCGAAGAAGAAGACCGTGGGCGTGCGCATCCCGGACAGCCGGCTGATCCACGACATCCTCGAGGAGCTGGGCGAGCCCATGCTCTCCAGCACCCTGCTGCTGCCGGACGAGGAGGAGCCGCTGACCCAGGGCTGGGAGATCAAGGAGACGCTGGACCACGTGGTTGATGCTGTGATCGAATCCGGCGACGTCGGCTCCGAACCCACCACCGTGGTGGATTATTCCAGCGGTTATGCCGAAGTGGTCCGCCGCGGCATGGGAGACCCCAGCCGCTTCGAATAG
- a CDS encoding Dps family protein — MATKRTAHTGYTVPGLSLQDGHKVAELLQSRLHALNDLALTLKHAHWNVVGRDFISVHEMLDPQIELVRAMVDETAERIATLGVSPNGLPGALVAARTWDDYSIGRAHTSAHLAALDVVYTGFLSSHRKTLASVGELDPITEDMVINQCAQLELFQWFMRAHLEDDAGDLANAGAKTERSAANKAK; from the coding sequence ATGGCAACGAAGAGAACCGCCCACACCGGATACACGGTCCCAGGCCTGTCGCTGCAGGACGGGCACAAGGTTGCGGAGCTGCTGCAGTCGCGGCTTCACGCACTCAACGACCTGGCGCTCACGCTCAAGCACGCGCACTGGAACGTGGTGGGCCGCGACTTCATCAGCGTCCACGAGATGCTGGATCCGCAGATCGAGCTGGTCCGGGCCATGGTGGATGAAACGGCCGAACGCATCGCCACCCTGGGTGTCTCCCCCAACGGCCTGCCCGGCGCGCTGGTCGCGGCGCGGACCTGGGACGACTACTCCATCGGCCGCGCCCACACCTCGGCGCACCTGGCCGCACTCGATGTGGTCTACACCGGTTTCCTCTCCAGCCACCGCAAGACACTGGCCTCGGTGGGCGAGCTCGATCCGATCACCGAGGACATGGTCATCAACCAGTGCGCGCAGCTGGAATTGTTCCAGTGGTTCATGCGCGCCCACCTGGAGGACGACGCCGGCGACCTCGCCAATGCGGGCGCAAAGACCGAGCGTTCGGCCGCCAACAAGGCCAAATGA
- a CDS encoding SDR family oxidoreductase, translating to MSTAPGCPSARVGAYPRTAIVTGADRGIGQASALALARDGFDVGFTWHDTEAGALETAAAIEALGRRAFFMWLDTSELPTCGPAVESLAGQLGSLGVFVNNVGVGLTKAVIDTQYAEWQRILDTNLNGAFLCLQAAARSMVAGGVGGRIVVVTSIHAKQPRFGYGAYCASKFGLDGLVKTLAVELSGHGITVNAVAPGEIATHLPAAETRHPHDIPRPGIPLGHAGTAEEIADVIAFLSSPAASYVTGASWEVDGGMGPVGAQASSHLQNDDWRAATTKGTSQEKR from the coding sequence ATGAGCACCGCGCCGGGCTGTCCGTCGGCGCGCGTGGGCGCATACCCCCGGACGGCGATCGTGACCGGTGCCGACCGCGGGATCGGCCAGGCATCCGCCCTGGCACTGGCCCGCGACGGCTTCGACGTTGGCTTCACCTGGCATGACACGGAGGCCGGCGCGCTGGAGACCGCCGCCGCCATCGAAGCACTGGGCCGCCGGGCGTTCTTCATGTGGCTCGACACCTCGGAACTGCCCACGTGCGGCCCTGCCGTGGAATCGCTGGCGGGCCAGCTGGGTTCGCTGGGCGTGTTTGTCAACAACGTGGGGGTCGGCCTCACCAAAGCCGTCATCGACACGCAGTACGCCGAATGGCAGCGCATCCTGGACACCAACCTCAACGGCGCATTCCTGTGCCTGCAGGCTGCGGCCAGATCTATGGTGGCCGGCGGTGTGGGCGGGCGGATTGTGGTGGTCACCAGCATCCACGCCAAGCAGCCGCGCTTCGGCTATGGCGCGTACTGTGCCTCCAAGTTCGGGTTGGACGGACTGGTCAAGACCCTGGCCGTGGAGCTGTCCGGGCACGGCATCACCGTCAACGCGGTTGCGCCCGGCGAGATCGCCACGCACCTGCCGGCAGCGGAGACCCGCCACCCGCACGACATCCCCCGCCCCGGCATTCCGCTGGGACACGCAGGCACGGCGGAGGAAATTGCCGATGTCATCGCCTTCCTTTCCTCCCCTGCCGCCAGCTATGTCACCGGCGCCAGCTGGGAGGTCGACGGCGGCATGGGGCCGGTGGGGGCACAGGCCAGTTCCCACCTGCAAAACGACGACTGGCGTGCGGCCACCACCAAGGGGACGAGCCAGGAGAAACGGTAG
- the hrpB gene encoding ATP-dependent helicase HrpB produces the protein MQKSAAGVLPGGTFDLNLLGQGLVFAQSLPGLSALLGTVVGAAAVVQAPPGTGKTTLVPPLVANALNAGAARRIIVTQPRRVAVRSAARRLATLDGSALGSKVGYTVRGESHTGPQTVVEFLTPGILLRRLLRDPGLEGATAVVLDEVHERGLDTDLLLGMLGEVRQMRGDLTLIAMSATLDAPRFAKLLGSDDGASPAPVVDCPSALFPLEVRWAPAAVARMDQRGISRAFLDHVADTAAAAHAEAVTINPEVDALVFAPGAWEVGHIAARLRATTANTDILELHGQVPAREQDRAVSGREPGGAPRIIVSTSLAESSLTVPGVRLVIDSGLSREPRRDAGRGMTGLVTVSTSRASAEQRAGRAARLGPGTVVRCYDQKTFAAAPAHPMPEISVTDLSAAALTMACWGAPEGAGLLLPDSPPPQAMAAAVAVLRELGAVDATGHATALGKTLADIPADPRLARALLDGARVVGAKAAAEIVALVSGDSRAPGADLTALLAALRSGGDPGTRRWKQEVHRLERLVHQDARLETKGAGPAAVPAAPTAMERSEVAGFVVGLAFPDRVARLVAGATGQQYLLSSGTRAGLPAGSPLAGHDWLAVAEVARADGRDAAGTGALIRAAAPLDRENAEMVASTMLADSVLAKFSGGRVSARREQRLGAIVLSSTPVKATPEQGRGAVAAALAKDGMGLLSWSGSADALRRRLALLHRELGEPWPDVGDAALLERLADWLGPELESVASGRALSSLSLSDPLRRLLPWPEASRLGELAPETLAVPSGSNIRIDYPDVHDGGAPVAAVKLQECFGLAETPRLAGGRVPVLFHLLSPARRPLAVTDDLASFWNGPYAQVRAEMRGRYPKHPWPEDPWSAPATSRVKKRM, from the coding sequence GTGCAAAAATCCGCTGCGGGAGTGCTTCCCGGCGGAACTTTTGACCTAAACCTGCTCGGGCAGGGGCTTGTGTTCGCACAGTCCCTGCCCGGGCTTTCGGCGTTGCTGGGCACCGTTGTCGGTGCCGCGGCCGTGGTCCAGGCCCCTCCCGGCACGGGCAAGACAACCCTTGTGCCGCCCCTTGTGGCCAACGCGCTCAATGCCGGTGCCGCCCGAAGAATCATCGTGACCCAGCCCCGCCGGGTTGCCGTCCGCTCGGCCGCCCGCCGCCTCGCAACACTTGACGGCAGCGCCTTGGGCAGCAAGGTCGGCTACACGGTCCGCGGCGAAAGCCACACCGGGCCGCAAACCGTCGTGGAATTCCTCACCCCCGGCATCCTGCTGCGCCGCCTCCTGCGCGACCCGGGGCTGGAAGGCGCCACCGCCGTCGTGCTGGATGAGGTGCACGAGCGCGGCCTCGACACCGACCTCCTGCTTGGCATGCTCGGCGAGGTCCGGCAAATGCGCGGCGACCTGACCCTCATCGCGATGTCCGCCACCCTGGATGCCCCGCGCTTCGCCAAGCTTTTGGGTTCGGACGACGGCGCGTCCCCGGCTCCCGTTGTCGACTGCCCCTCGGCGTTGTTCCCCCTTGAGGTCAGGTGGGCACCTGCCGCTGTTGCCCGCATGGACCAGCGCGGCATCAGCCGGGCCTTCCTTGACCACGTGGCGGACACGGCAGCCGCCGCCCACGCGGAGGCCGTCACCATAAACCCAGAGGTTGACGCACTGGTTTTTGCCCCCGGGGCCTGGGAAGTGGGCCACATCGCCGCAAGGCTGCGCGCCACCACGGCAAACACGGACATCCTGGAACTGCACGGGCAGGTGCCGGCTCGGGAACAGGACCGTGCAGTGTCGGGCCGGGAGCCCGGCGGCGCCCCGCGCATCATCGTCTCCACCTCACTGGCCGAATCATCCCTGACTGTGCCCGGCGTGCGGCTCGTCATCGATTCCGGCCTGTCCCGCGAACCCCGCCGCGATGCGGGCCGCGGCATGACCGGGCTCGTCACCGTCTCCACCTCCCGTGCTTCGGCGGAACAGCGCGCCGGACGCGCCGCCCGCCTCGGCCCCGGCACGGTGGTGCGCTGCTATGACCAGAAAACCTTTGCCGCGGCACCGGCCCATCCAATGCCGGAGATCTCCGTGACCGACCTCAGCGCAGCCGCCCTGACAATGGCCTGCTGGGGAGCGCCCGAAGGCGCCGGGCTGCTGCTGCCCGACTCACCTCCGCCCCAGGCCATGGCCGCCGCCGTCGCCGTCCTGCGTGAGCTCGGCGCCGTCGACGCCACGGGGCACGCCACAGCCCTTGGCAAGACCCTGGCCGACATCCCGGCCGACCCTCGCCTGGCACGCGCCCTTCTTGACGGGGCCCGCGTGGTGGGGGCCAAGGCCGCCGCCGAAATAGTGGCACTGGTCTCCGGCGACTCCCGCGCGCCCGGCGCCGACCTCACCGCCCTGCTTGCCGCCCTCCGTTCCGGGGGCGATCCCGGCACCCGGCGGTGGAAGCAGGAGGTGCATCGCCTGGAACGGCTCGTGCACCAGGACGCCCGGCTTGAAACCAAGGGCGCCGGGCCAGCCGCTGTCCCGGCCGCCCCAACGGCGATGGAACGCTCGGAGGTGGCGGGATTCGTCGTCGGGCTGGCCTTCCCTGACAGGGTGGCGCGGCTGGTGGCAGGCGCCACCGGGCAGCAGTACCTGCTCTCATCCGGCACGCGGGCGGGGCTCCCGGCGGGCAGCCCGCTGGCCGGCCATGACTGGCTCGCCGTGGCCGAGGTCGCCCGGGCCGACGGCCGGGACGCTGCGGGCACCGGCGCACTCATCCGGGCCGCGGCGCCGCTGGATCGGGAGAACGCGGAGATGGTTGCCTCGACCATGCTGGCGGATTCGGTGCTGGCAAAGTTCAGTGGCGGAAGAGTTTCCGCCCGGCGTGAGCAGCGCCTCGGCGCCATCGTTCTGTCCTCCACCCCTGTGAAGGCCACGCCGGAACAAGGCCGCGGGGCAGTGGCCGCCGCACTGGCGAAGGACGGGATGGGCCTGCTCTCCTGGTCCGGATCCGCCGATGCGCTGCGCCGCCGCCTGGCCCTCCTGCACCGAGAACTGGGGGAGCCGTGGCCCGATGTGGGCGACGCCGCGCTTCTGGAGCGGCTGGCCGACTGGCTGGGTCCCGAACTGGAATCTGTCGCATCCGGCAGGGCGCTTTCTTCCCTTTCGCTGTCCGATCCGCTGCGCCGCCTGCTTCCCTGGCCGGAAGCCTCACGGCTGGGAGAGCTGGCTCCGGAAACCCTTGCGGTTCCCAGCGGCTCCAACATCCGCATCGACTACCCCGACGTTCACGACGGCGGGGCTCCCGTGGCCGCGGTCAAGCTTCAGGAGTGCTTTGGGCTGGCTGAAACACCACGCCTGGCCGGAGGCCGCGTGCCGGTCCTGTTCCACTTGTTGTCCCCGGCCCGCCGGCCGCTTGCCGTGACCGACGACCTGGCGTCCTTCTGGAACGGCCCCTACGCGCAGGTCCGTGCCGAGATGCGCGGACGCTACCCCAAGCACCCCTGGCCGGAAGACCCCTGGAGCGCACCCGCCACGTCACGGGTCAAGAAGCGCATGTAG
- a CDS encoding putative quinol monooxygenase — translation MYFIVVKFQVKPESAGQFIDTVTPFTQATRAEAGNLWFDWSRSVEDANEFVLVEAFLDDEAAGLHVNSDHFKAGLESMRPHLVSTPKIVSRKVDGDSWGEMGELQIG, via the coding sequence ATGTACTTTATTGTTGTGAAGTTCCAGGTCAAGCCCGAATCCGCCGGGCAGTTCATCGACACCGTGACCCCGTTCACGCAGGCCACCCGTGCCGAGGCGGGCAACCTTTGGTTCGACTGGTCGCGCAGCGTGGAGGACGCCAACGAGTTTGTCCTGGTGGAGGCCTTCCTCGACGACGAAGCCGCCGGACTGCACGTCAACAGTGACCACTTCAAGGCAGGCCTGGAGTCCATGCGCCCGCACCTGGTCTCCACTCCGAAGATCGTTTCCCGCAAGGTTGACGGCGACTCCTGGGGCGAAATGGGCGAGCTGCAGATCGGCTGA
- a CDS encoding MBL fold metallo-hydrolase, whose product MSEESSLIHDLPNHTVRRAVVSAMQNNVYLVTAKGTGAQILIDAADDLPAINTLLADAATDAQVPARLSLIATTHQHWDHVRALAALVAESGAPTAAGAADAEGIAAECGVATSQPLNHGDTVSVDGLELAAIHLRGHTPGSIAYVLAGGDDSAPIIFSGDSLFPGGVGNTEQDPARFTQLLNDVEARLFNEYPDAIVLPGHGNPTTLAAERGSLTEWRERGW is encoded by the coding sequence ATGAGCGAAGAATCTTCCCTGATCCACGACCTGCCCAACCACACTGTGCGGCGTGCGGTTGTTTCCGCAATGCAGAACAACGTCTACCTGGTCACAGCCAAGGGCACAGGCGCGCAAATCCTCATCGACGCCGCCGACGACCTCCCGGCCATCAACACCCTGCTGGCGGACGCAGCCACGGACGCCCAGGTTCCGGCGCGCCTCTCCCTGATTGCCACCACGCACCAGCATTGGGACCATGTCAGGGCGCTGGCCGCCCTTGTCGCCGAAAGCGGCGCGCCGACAGCCGCCGGGGCCGCCGATGCCGAGGGAATTGCAGCCGAGTGCGGTGTCGCCACCAGCCAGCCGCTCAACCACGGGGACACCGTCTCGGTTGACGGCCTTGAGCTGGCCGCCATCCACCTGCGCGGGCACACTCCGGGGTCCATCGCCTATGTCCTGGCGGGCGGGGACGATTCGGCACCCATCATCTTCAGCGGCGACTCCCTGTTCCCGGGCGGCGTGGGCAACACCGAGCAGGACCCTGCACGCTTCACGCAATTGCTGAACGACGTCGAGGCGCGCCTCTTCAACGAGTACCCCGACGCCATCGTCCTGCCGGGCCACGGCAACCCCACCACGTTGGCAGCCGAGCGGGGTTCCCTCACGGAGTGGCGTGAACGCGGCTGGTAG
- a CDS encoding flotillin family protein, which translates to MNFLLLIPLLIGLGVVVFVVVIGLIISRMALHIASPDQALVISSKDNKSQPDPNSQRVVFGRIFINPFTQRAYPLSLASRQVSLKIEGISQNGIKLHLTGVAQVKVGGDADSVRKAAQRFLNQQEAIDHYTQETLAGSLRSIVGTLSVESIIKDRATFAKSVKEEAEHSMHNQGLVIDTFQIQSVDDDSGYLANLGRPEAALVEKNAKIAEALALQESEQAKALADEQVALAQQQLTIKRAELKEEADARQARADAAGPLAAAEQQEQVIIRDQQVALRRAELREKELDTEVRKPADADKYRLIQQADAKLEERRRASAAAEIEATVELAKRKLTAEGDRVAAEADAAANTARGNAEAAVIEARGRADAAVIKSRGQAEAESTEAKGVAEAAGIAAQAEAYEKFNEAAILSKVLEVLPAMAREVAAPMSAIKDMTVISNDGASHLSKNVSSGVQETTQLIKDTTGLDIISLLQGMVGGKAGGSVTEAVAESLSAGTNHKAADPAE; encoded by the coding sequence TTGAACTTTTTGCTTCTCATCCCGCTGCTCATCGGCCTGGGCGTGGTCGTTTTTGTGGTCGTCATTGGCCTCATCATCTCCCGCATGGCCCTGCACATCGCCAGCCCGGACCAGGCGCTGGTCATCTCCTCCAAGGACAACAAGTCCCAGCCGGACCCCAACAGCCAGCGCGTCGTGTTCGGGCGCATCTTCATCAACCCGTTCACCCAGCGCGCCTACCCGCTCTCGCTTGCCTCGCGGCAGGTTTCGCTGAAAATTGAGGGCATTTCGCAGAACGGCATCAAGCTGCACCTGACCGGCGTGGCACAGGTCAAGGTTGGCGGCGACGCGGATTCCGTGCGCAAGGCGGCCCAGCGCTTCCTCAACCAGCAGGAGGCCATCGACCACTACACGCAGGAAACCCTCGCCGGTTCGCTGCGTTCCATCGTGGGCACGCTGAGCGTGGAATCCATCATCAAGGACCGCGCCACCTTCGCCAAGAGCGTGAAGGAGGAGGCCGAGCACTCCATGCACAACCAGGGCCTGGTCATCGACACCTTCCAGATCCAGTCGGTCGACGACGACTCCGGCTACCTGGCCAACCTTGGCCGACCCGAGGCAGCCCTGGTGGAGAAGAACGCCAAGATCGCAGAAGCCCTGGCCCTGCAGGAATCCGAGCAGGCCAAGGCGCTTGCCGACGAGCAGGTGGCCCTGGCCCAGCAGCAGCTGACCATCAAGCGCGCAGAGCTCAAGGAAGAGGCCGACGCCCGCCAGGCCCGTGCCGACGCAGCGGGCCCGCTTGCCGCCGCCGAACAGCAGGAACAGGTCATCATCCGCGACCAGCAGGTGGCCCTGCGCCGTGCCGAGCTGCGTGAAAAGGAGCTCGACACCGAGGTCCGCAAGCCGGCCGACGCAGACAAGTACCGCCTCATCCAGCAGGCTGATGCCAAGCTGGAGGAACGACGCCGGGCGTCGGCTGCCGCTGAAATCGAGGCCACCGTTGAACTCGCCAAGCGCAAGCTCACGGCAGAGGGCGACAGGGTTGCCGCCGAGGCAGACGCCGCCGCCAACACGGCCCGCGGCAACGCAGAAGCCGCCGTCATCGAGGCCCGCGGCCGCGCCGATGCCGCCGTCATCAAGTCGAGGGGCCAGGCCGAGGCCGAGTCCACCGAGGCCAAGGGCGTCGCAGAGGCAGCAGGCATTGCCGCCCAGGCGGAGGCCTACGAGAAGTTCAACGAGGCCGCCATCCTCAGCAAGGTACTGGAGGTCCTGCCGGCCATGGCCCGCGAGGTTGCCGCACCCATGTCAGCCATCAAGGACATGACCGTCATTTCCAACGACGGCGCCAGCCACCTGAGCAAGAACGTCTCCAGCGGCGTGCAGGAAACAACGCAGCTGATCAAGGACACCACCGGGCTGGACATCATCAGCCTGCTTCAGGGCATGGTGGGCGGCAAGGCCGGCGGTTCCGTCACGGAAGCAGTTGCCGAGTCCCTTTCCGCCGGCACCAACCACAAGGCGGCCGATCCGGCCGAGTAA
- the bioB gene encoding biotin synthase BioB has translation MFNSFNALADRQLEGAVLSRDDAFAILESSDDQLMDLVAAAARLRRAHFGNAVKVNYLVNLKSGLCPEDCTYCSQRLGSAAQILKYTWLKPEEALAQAGSGIAAGASRVCLVASGKGPTDRDVDRVAAMVEGLKEDHPGVEVCACLGILKEGQAEKLKACGADAYNHNLNTSEAMYKDICTTHDFADRIRTVEHAKSAGLSPCSGLIVGMGEGNGDLVDAVFALRDLDSDSIPVNFLMPFDGTPLEGTWLLTPAHCIRILALVRFACPSTELRMAGGREMHLRTLQPLALHIANSLFLGDYLTSEGQPGQADLDMIADSGFTVLGQNPSPEASSSLPPSPARTSLHDGAASPGAPATLGALPAIRRRGAGTAVAPNA, from the coding sequence GTGTTCAATTCATTCAATGCCCTCGCCGACCGCCAACTCGAAGGTGCCGTGCTGTCCCGCGACGACGCCTTCGCCATCCTCGAATCCAGCGACGACCAGCTCATGGACCTCGTGGCCGCAGCCGCCCGCCTCCGCCGCGCGCACTTCGGCAATGCGGTGAAGGTAAACTACCTGGTCAACCTCAAATCCGGTTTGTGCCCGGAAGACTGCACCTACTGCTCCCAGAGGCTGGGCTCCGCAGCGCAAATCCTGAAGTACACGTGGCTGAAGCCGGAGGAAGCCCTGGCCCAGGCAGGCAGCGGCATCGCGGCCGGGGCCTCCCGCGTCTGCCTCGTCGCCAGCGGCAAGGGTCCCACCGACCGCGACGTGGACCGCGTCGCCGCCATGGTGGAGGGCCTGAAGGAAGATCATCCCGGCGTGGAGGTCTGCGCGTGCCTGGGCATCCTCAAGGAAGGCCAGGCCGAAAAGCTCAAGGCCTGCGGCGCGGACGCGTACAACCACAACCTCAACACCAGCGAGGCCATGTACAAGGACATCTGCACCACCCACGACTTCGCCGACCGCATCCGCACCGTGGAGCATGCCAAGTCCGCCGGCCTCTCGCCGTGTTCGGGCCTGATCGTCGGCATGGGGGAGGGCAACGGCGACCTCGTCGACGCCGTCTTCGCCCTCCGCGACCTGGACAGCGACTCCATCCCCGTCAACTTCCTCATGCCCTTCGACGGCACACCCCTGGAGGGCACCTGGCTGCTCACCCCTGCCCACTGCATCCGCATCCTCGCCCTAGTCCGCTTCGCCTGCCCGTCCACGGAACTGCGCATGGCCGGCGGCCGTGAGATGCACCTGCGCACCCTTCAACCGCTCGCCCTGCACATCGCCAACTCGCTGTTTCTCGGCGACTACCTGACCAGCGAGGGGCAGCCAGGGCAGGCCGACCTTGACATGATCGCCGATTCCGGATTCACCGTCCTGGGCCAAAACCCCAGCCCTGAGGCTTCCAGCAGCCTGCCGCCTTCGCCTGCCCGCACTTCCCTGCACGACGGCGCCGCCTCCCCGGGCGCGCCCGCCACCTTGGGCGCCCTCCCGGCCATCCGCCGGCGCGGTGCCGGCACCGCCGTTGCCCCGAACGCCTGA
- a CDS encoding TetR/AcrR family transcriptional regulator C-terminal domain-containing protein, translating to MALTREQLVDTAFGILRDYGLADLSMRRLARDLGVQVGALYWHVKNKQELLGVLSVMILARVEGGAGQDAAHGAVPQARPALAADEAAAAIRRRARDIRNALLGVRDGAEVVALTHALDPDALPALKDLEPLFAAAGMTLEQANWAGNAVVNYILGAVSQEQTRNGLIAAGLLPGEADPGGDAAAFNFGLDMLLAGTR from the coding sequence ATGGCATTGACCCGCGAGCAGCTCGTCGACACGGCGTTTGGCATTCTGCGCGACTACGGCCTGGCCGACCTTTCCATGCGGCGGCTGGCAAGGGACCTCGGCGTGCAGGTCGGGGCGCTCTATTGGCATGTGAAGAACAAGCAGGAATTGCTGGGCGTGCTCTCGGTCATGATTCTGGCCCGGGTGGAAGGCGGCGCCGGCCAGGATGCCGCACACGGCGCCGTCCCCCAGGCCCGGCCTGCGTTGGCCGCCGACGAAGCGGCTGCCGCAATCCGGCGTCGTGCCCGGGACATCAGGAACGCGCTGCTGGGCGTGCGCGACGGGGCGGAGGTCGTGGCCTTGACGCATGCCCTGGACCCGGATGCACTGCCCGCCCTGAAGGACCTTGAGCCTCTGTTTGCCGCGGCCGGGATGACCCTGGAACAGGCAAACTGGGCGGGGAACGCGGTGGTCAACTACATCCTGGGGGCCGTCAGCCAGGAGCAGACCCGGAACGGCTTGATTGCTGCGGGCCTGCTGCCCGGTGAGGCCGATCCCGGCGGCGACGCTGCGGCGTTCAACTTCGGGTTGGACATGTTGCTGGCAGGGACCCGCTAA
- a CDS encoding type II toxin-antitoxin system Phd/YefM family antitoxin, whose protein sequence is MTTMTITEASRAGVSSLVASAEAGNDVPLSRHGRVVAEVVSADEIAGLRRDRDTLRDAALVMARFATDTGVRTDLDQAMEFFGFTRAELEAEIAADIAAGRA, encoded by the coding sequence ATGACCACCATGACCATCACAGAAGCATCCCGTGCCGGCGTCTCATCTCTTGTTGCCTCGGCTGAAGCGGGAAACGATGTTCCCCTGTCCCGCCATGGCAGAGTCGTTGCCGAGGTTGTTTCCGCTGATGAGATCGCCGGCCTGAGGCGTGATCGTGACACTCTTCGCGATGCGGCGCTCGTCATGGCCCGATTCGCAACCGACACCGGGGTCCGCACCGACCTGGACCAGGCCATGGAATTCTTCGGCTTCACCCGCGCTGAACTGGAAGCCGAGATTGCCGCTGACATCGCAGCCGGGCGAGCGTGA
- a CDS encoding type II toxin-antitoxin system RelE family toxin: MTTRPQRVCVVRLTEDAVADLHRLSKKDPQIVRTVFKKMLLLERSTNAGEPLLGALIGFRKLVVGDRDWRIVWRVTADTDGTPILDISEVWAVGVRSDSEVYEELKARVARIGDDPKLQPLKDVITQMGRLYESVAAAAEPNRESSLPGWLQAALREQLNLDQEEISKISEREGQELLMEFWSGRQKP; the protein is encoded by the coding sequence GTGACAACACGCCCCCAGCGAGTCTGCGTAGTTCGACTCACAGAGGATGCCGTAGCCGACCTTCATCGACTCAGTAAGAAAGACCCCCAGATCGTCCGCACCGTATTCAAGAAGATGCTGCTGCTGGAGCGGTCAACCAACGCCGGCGAGCCCTTACTTGGGGCTTTGATTGGATTCCGCAAACTCGTTGTAGGTGACCGGGATTGGCGCATTGTCTGGCGCGTAACAGCGGACACCGATGGCACGCCGATCCTTGATATCTCCGAAGTATGGGCCGTAGGCGTCCGATCCGACAGCGAGGTCTACGAGGAACTCAAGGCACGCGTTGCACGGATAGGCGACGACCCCAAGCTCCAACCACTAAAAGACGTCATTACCCAAATGGGTCGTCTCTATGAATCCGTTGCAGCCGCCGCGGAACCTAATCGGGAGTCGTCCCTGCCTGGCTGGCTTCAGGCCGCCCTCCGCGAACAACTCAACCTTGACCAGGAAGAGATCTCGAAAATATCGGAGCGGGAGGGACAGGAGCTGCTGATGGAATTCTGGTCCGGCCGCCAGAAACCCTAG